Part of the Henckelia pumila isolate YLH828 chromosome 2, ASM3356847v2, whole genome shotgun sequence genome is shown below.
TTTCCTCTTTTACATGGGTCGGAGAATGCAAGGGGGAATTGGTGTTGGAGGTGCCGGTGGAAAGGGCGCGCGTGGGATTTTCAACATTGGAAAAGCGCACATCACGAAGGTGGACAAAAATGCAAAAAATAAGGTTTGTCATCATATCCTGCCAgcttgatacaaaatttttgagccaTTTTccattttatgaaaattagtcTCTGAGGCTAACGGTCCTTGTCCTCTCTTTCTTCCTTTTGTTTCAGATTTATTTTAAAGATGTTGCCGGCTGTGATGAAGCAAAGCAGGAGATTATGGAGTTTGTTCACTTCCTAAAGAACCCTAAGAAATATGAGGAGCTGGGAGCCAAAATTCCTAAAGGTGCTCTGCTGGTTGGACCTCCGGGGACGGGTAAAACGCTTCTGGCTAAAGCGACTGCTGGTGAATCTGGTGTGCCTTTTTTgtccatatctggttctgattTCATGGAAATGTTTGTTGGTGTTGGGCCGTCAAGAGTTAGAAACTTGTTTCAAGAGGCAAGGCAATGTGCACCTAGTATCATATTCATTGATGAGATCGATGCAATTGGCAGAGCAAGAGGACGTGGGGGTTTTGCTGGTTCTAATGATGAGCGTGAAAGCACCCTCAACCAGTTGCTTGTTGAAATGGATGGATTTGGAACTACTTCTGGTGTGGTTGTTATTGCTGGCACCAACAGACCTGATATTTTAGACAAGGCCTTGTTGAGGCCTGGTCGATTTGATCGTCAAATTAGCATAGATAAACCGGATATCAAAGGCCGTGAACAGATATTTCAGATCTACTTGAAGAAGCTTAAGCTAGATCATGAACCTCCTTATTATTCTCAGAGACTAGCGGCCCTCACTCCTGGATTTGCTGGTGCAGATATTGCAAATGTTTGCAATGAAGCTGCTTTGATAGCTGCCAGATATGAGGAAACTCTGGTGAAAATGGAACATTTTGATGCAGCAATAGACAGAGTCATTGGTGGTCTTGAGAAGAAAAATAAGGTATGTCGTTAAGAATAGGGATCTTCTTGTTTATTTAGGTATAATTGTTCCTAGTTTTTCTACTGCTTGCGGAAGCACTGGTACGagtcaaatgattttattttatggaACTTTATCCTCTGATTTTCGTTTCTTATATATTATCAGTTCAAGTTTTCGCCATAGCTAATTTTAAACAATTGTTTGGAAATTAAGTCTTAATGTTATATTTAACATAAGCAACAAATTAAGGGTTGACTTAGTTGGACGACTTGGAAGGGTGACTTCATATATAGCTGGAGTTAGCATGTTCAAAAGTTGATAACAATACAGCATTCATTTCAAGATCAGTTGAATGACgatatagatctcacatttTCTCCATGTAAAGTTGACAGTTACCCGCATTTAATTGCTTTTGGATTCCTTTCAAAGTTCTAAAATATGTTTGAATTCTGTCCCTTAATTTTCTAGCAATATTTCAATCAAGTCAAACTTTTTGCCTAGGATTTTGGTTATGGGATCTTAAAACATGATGTATTTGACAATTGACATTATATATGTTGTGTTCTTTCTTTACTATGAATGCCACTTTGCTAGCCACATTAAGTGAATTTCTATCCTTTCCTTTTCCCTCTCAAAGGTCTGATACAAGTGGCTGAGTTGCGAGGGACTCGTATTATGAGATCTAGAGGGGCTTATGTCTGTTATCTTTCTCGACTTTCTGCAGTTTGTGATATAGAAATTGGCATCGAGCACGGAAGTGCTTTTTTGAAGTCACTCTGTTTTTCTCTTTGATGGAACTTGGATTAAGTTACTGGAGAAGTAGTTTTCATATATCTCATTATCATTTAAAAACAGTCTTTCATATGTGGTGCAATGTACTCAAAGCAGTTGAGTCGAATCCAATTGAAACATTAatgcatttaaaatatatattctttAGATCCACTGGTGCACAATGTTTTTATGATTTCATAGTAAAATAATGTGTTTTCTGCAGGCTTTGTGATCCCTTTCTTTTCAGTTAAGCACTACATTTTTTTGGCTTTTTCCTCGACAGGTTATAAGTAAACTTGAAAGGCGAACTGTAGCCTACCATGAATCAGGTCATGCTGTAGTCGGTTGGTTTCTGGAACATGCAGAGCCCTTGTTGAAGGTGACTATTGTTCCTCGTGGTACAGCAGCACTTGGATTCGCTCAATATGTTCCCAATGAGAACCTTCTCATGACTAAAGAACAGCTTTTTGATATGACCTGCATGACCCTTGGCGGGCGTGCTGCAGAACAGGTTGCTAAGTAGTTTAATTGGCTTGGAAATGGTTTTTGAAATTCTTAATTTTGAATAGAACTTTTTGTCCTTGAAACGAACTCCATCTTCTCTATGCTTAAAATATTTCCAACTTTTATCCCCTTTTTTGGTTCAGGTATTACTGGGAAAAATATCAACGGGAGCTCAGAATGATTTGGAGAAAGTGACGAAAATGACTTATGCCCAGGTTGCGGTCTACGGTTTTAGTGAGAAAGTAGGCCTTCTCTCGTTTCCACAGAGGGATGATGGATTTGAGATGAGCAAACCCTACAGCAGCAAGACTGCAGCTATTATTGATACCGAAGTGCGAGACTGGGTTTCAAAGGCATACACTCGTACAGTGCAACTCGTCGAGGAACACAAAGAACGAGTAGCTCAGATTGCTGAGTTGTTGCTGGAAAAAGAAACTCTTCATCAAGAGGACTTGCTCCGGGTACTTGGCGAGCGTCCTTTCAAATCAAGTGAGATGACAAATTACGACAGATATAAGCAAGGATTTCAGCAAGAAGAGCAAGAGGTTGGGAAAACTGTTGAGGATGGGACGACAGAAGACGATGGGTCTTCACCTCTTATTCCAGAGGTTGTTCCCACATAAGTTTCCGTGGATCTTTGCTGACTTCTGATGTTTGTTTCGACATATCCAGAGTGCAAAATTCTACCTTCATCAATGATGCCTCGGGTTGCTCTTATGCTAACTGGAAAAACGTATCCATACATGCCATAAAACTGTATTATTACTAAAAACCATTCTGCATTTGATCATCGCTTCGTTTAAGTCCGGTGGAGCGACTCTGGATTTTAGAGAAGACAACGGAGTTGAAGATGTAATTTGTTTGTAAATGTAACTTAGTGACAATTAAATCTTGGCAGCAGAAGGGGTTTCATTGTTCTTTCTCCCATCATCGTCTCAAATGGCTTGTTCATTCAAGATTTCGCATCTCTAATTATCTTGCATTTATTGCCGAAATAACTATCGGCCTGTCCGTTTTATGGAATGACTGGCTTGCAAATCATGTTTTATCTTGCTACTGTAAATACGGAGTCGCCAGGCAATTGTAAttttctttgaaaaaaaaataggaATATTATAACTTGagaatctatatatatatatggcaaGAGTACTCGTTATGATCTCCATTAAAGTTTAAGTTTCTTTGAATCCTAAGGTTTTATTTGAACATTCactttaaaaacgtttttaatatttttcaaatatgtgtttggatataatttttataaattttttttgattttttttaaattttttttctctaagtataaattttaaagaacacttgagagtaataaatgtttttaaaatataattatagaAGACAAAAATGAAtaacattatttttaaaaagttaaaatatttttatagaataattatccaaacacatattttaaaacaacttttaaacattttataaaaatttttcataaaaacattttataaatacatgttcAAACGAAACCTAAATATCTATTAAATGATTACATTTACTGCTATGCAGTATGCTCCGTTTCTTTACCCCACCCTACGGAGGCGAAAAATTATTTACTTAGTCGAGAGGAAATTAACATATGCTTGCCCATGAAATCATCGAGTTTTTCTTTGTCTAAAGAAAATCGTTGAGATTTTTTAATTTACTATCTAATCATATTATAACCGAAGACTAAACAGATGCATCAAATTTATATTGATAGATCGATATATAACTTGTAACTCATCATATATTAGTTACGTTCGAATATGACCTCTAATTCAAGACCTAGTAAAAATAACACAATAGAAAATCAATTTGcattttttcttgaaattatCGAACAATAATGTTCGCAATAAAATATTGATCGATGCCCGAAAAAATTCCAcgattcataatttttttatgaaggGCAATATATAGCTATTGGTCAAAAGGAGTTGGCGTGAActaaaattaaatgaaattgagaaaaaattttattaattaattcattATCGTCGGTCTCGTGTCGTAAGTCTAGAACCtctaattatttcaaaattaattcCTAACAAACTACGTTCAAGGTCAAATAAACACTACCATACGTGCATACCATTTTTCTtcgtaattttattttattaaaattagatcgatagtatttttataaaatagagTTCAAATAATATTACAATATATAGAATTAATGATATCGgtagtttttttatatataaataaaataaaagtaacaTGATTAGGATTTAAATTACATATATTTGATTGAATATGTTCGTATTAAGTATAACATTATACTCTACTCTGTTCATATCTGATATCTCGGGAAGCCAGGGGTATCAAGGTTATGCAAAGCCATAGGTATCAGGACTTGTCCTCATGCCAAAGAGGGACCAGGAACCTCAGGATCCCGGGAAGACTAAGTTTTCATGGCCCAGTGCACGCCTATGTTACAGGGGCACAATCCCCACGTTGCCATAATCACGGTCCTCTAGGCGTGATCGTGCAGAACAGGTAGACGTGGGCAGGCCCCGTACCCACGATTCACAACGTGACCATTACCCTGAAAATGCGGAGCGATACTCTCACTCCAAGGTCTATAAATATCTTGAAACGGGTATCAGTAAAGATATGTTAACCCAAAATAGGAGAATCACTATACtcatttttcattaaaaagCCCACTCTATCTCTAagtctgacttaagcatcggagtggccccgCCAAAAAACCTTCCGGCGCCCCACTAACGTGCTCTTATTTCCTTTCCTCGTGTGCAGATTACCTCGATCGGGGAAGGACAAGCTACATACCATCTTTACCAGCCCGACCATCTTGTCAGGCCCACCTCACTACCCTGATAACTTGGACATCCAGTTTATCCAAACATCATCAATATAATATAGAAATGAAATCTGGACACCAGATATCACATTT
Proteins encoded:
- the LOC140879668 gene encoding ATP-dependent zinc metalloprotease FTSH 3, mitochondrial-like; translated protein: MIYSRIGRSLSRASRSRNAINGVDKGGSLLLNKEILGAQHVYHSNYIANNPFHGKLGFLRGYLATTGAKNGSISRSYFSNSKHFIANARTRRFFSSEAPKKKNYENFYPRQKKEIPKQNEQKSGSKEEGNTDGHGNFQGTGTFIKNLLNLAPPIMALALIFSLFPHLPHEEKQISFQEFKNKLLEPGLVDQIVVSNKSVAKVYVRSSPRNQNSNDTTEESKFEDPVGGALASEKTSQYKYYFNIGSVDSFEEKLEEAQVALGIDRHDYVPVTYVSEMVWFQELMRFAPTVLLLGFLFYMGRRMQGGIGVGGAGGKGARGIFNIGKAHITKVDKNAKNKIYFKDVAGCDEAKQEIMEFVHFLKNPKKYEELGAKIPKGALLVGPPGTGKTLLAKATAGESGVPFLSISGSDFMEMFVGVGPSRVRNLFQEARQCAPSIIFIDEIDAIGRARGRGGFAGSNDERESTLNQLLVEMDGFGTTSGVVVIAGTNRPDILDKALLRPGRFDRQISIDKPDIKGREQIFQIYLKKLKLDHEPPYYSQRLAALTPGFAGADIANVCNEAALIAARYEETLVKMEHFDAAIDRVIGGLEKKNKVISKLERRTVAYHESGHAVVGWFLEHAEPLLKVTIVPRGTAALGFAQYVPNENLLMTKEQLFDMTCMTLGGRAAEQVLLGKISTGAQNDLEKVTKMTYAQVAVYGFSEKVGLLSFPQRDDGFEMSKPYSSKTAAIIDTEVRDWVSKAYTRTVQLVEEHKERVAQIAELLLEKETLHQEDLLRVLGERPFKSSEMTNYDRYKQGFQQEEQEVGKTVEDGTTEDDGSSPLIPEVVPT